One Streptomyces hundungensis DNA segment encodes these proteins:
- a CDS encoding MarR family winged helix-turn-helix transcriptional regulator gives MEYSHSDAELIKQPIGYWSWAAYKAVVTRTRGALDEIGTTQPQWWVLAQVARAETVKTRDEVARTLRGYLDTGPEAMESEIDRTITEGWITEDAEGRLGITAEGRAFYTKTAALQDELQAERHADISDAEYLTTLKVLQRFIHNTGGDAWHH, from the coding sequence ATGGAGTACTCGCACAGCGACGCCGAGCTGATCAAGCAGCCCATCGGGTACTGGAGTTGGGCCGCCTACAAGGCCGTGGTCACCCGTACACGGGGGGCTCTCGACGAGATCGGCACCACCCAGCCGCAGTGGTGGGTTCTCGCCCAGGTTGCACGCGCCGAAACCGTCAAGACGCGCGACGAGGTGGCCCGGACCCTCCGGGGGTACCTCGACACGGGCCCCGAAGCCATGGAATCGGAGATTGACCGGACGATCACCGAGGGGTGGATCACCGAGGACGCCGAGGGGCGCCTGGGCATCACGGCGGAGGGCAGGGCGTTCTACACGAAGACCGCCGCGCTCCAGGACGAGTTGCAGGCCGAGCGGCACGCGGACATCTCCGACGCGGAGTACCTGACCACGCTCAAGGTGCTGCAACGGTTCATTCACAACACCGGCGGCGACGCTTGGCACCACTGA
- a CDS encoding serine hydrolase domain-containing protein has protein sequence MTRNHSALGGLLALVAAVGGTACVPGGDMASHQNAAAQDAARNAQASSYDPSTVGHTTQAPAHAATHAPADHPQLRYVLNRLTTKDGGPGALVALRDRSGGEVLTSGVADVQNQAPMRGDGRFRIGSMTKPFVATVMLQLVGEGRVALDAHVERYLPGVVRGHGNDGREITVRELLQHTSGLPDYLDYLKPEDVLNNPRAHYDARHLVRLALAHPRAFEPGTDWSYSNTGYLVAGMIIERVTGRTYGDEIRRRIIEPLGLRQTSVPHGDDTAIRGPHPRGYARPGKDAPLKDITALNPTITGASGSMISSGADLDRFLDALVRGKLLAPTGLRQMMKTRPTGSPDGGAYGLGLESHPLPCGGLAWGHDGGVPGYQAVGAATVDGRQATAMVNLYPGGTQAQNDDMMAAVRTGLCEGRSSR, from the coding sequence ATGACTCGGAACCACAGCGCGTTGGGCGGCTTGTTGGCGTTGGTGGCGGCGGTCGGCGGCACGGCTTGCGTGCCCGGCGGCGACATGGCGTCGCACCAGAACGCCGCCGCACAGGACGCCGCACGGAACGCCCAAGCCTCTTCCTACGACCCGAGCACGGTGGGGCACACCACCCAAGCCCCTGCTCACGCCGCCACGCACGCCCCCGCCGACCACCCCCAACTCCGTTACGTACTCAACCGGTTGACCACCAAGGACGGCGGCCCCGGCGCGCTCGTCGCATTACGGGACCGGTCCGGTGGCGAGGTTCTGACCAGTGGCGTCGCGGACGTACAAAATCAGGCGCCGATGCGCGGGGACGGCCGGTTCCGCATCGGCAGTATGACCAAGCCGTTCGTGGCCACCGTCATGCTCCAGCTGGTGGGGGAGGGGCGAGTGGCCCTGGACGCGCACGTGGAGCGCTACCTTCCCGGTGTCGTCCGTGGCCACGGCAACGACGGACGCGAGATCACGGTCCGCGAACTCCTCCAGCACACCAGCGGCCTCCCCGACTACCTCGACTACCTCAAGCCGGAGGACGTCCTCAACAACCCCCGGGCGCACTACGACGCGCGCCACCTCGTAAGGCTGGCGCTCGCACACCCCCGGGCCTTCGAGCCTGGCACCGACTGGAGCTACTCCAATACGGGCTACCTGGTCGCCGGCATGATCATCGAGCGAGTGACGGGCCGAACCTACGGCGACGAGATCCGCCGACGCATCATCGAACCGCTCGGCCTGCGTCAGACGTCCGTCCCGCACGGGGACGACACGGCGATCCGGGGACCGCACCCGCGCGGCTACGCCCGGCCGGGCAAGGACGCGCCCCTCAAGGACATCACCGCGTTGAACCCCACGATCACGGGCGCCAGCGGTTCCATGATCTCCAGCGGCGCCGACCTGGACCGCTTCCTTGACGCACTCGTACGCGGAAAGCTGCTCGCGCCCACCGGGCTCCGGCAGATGATGAAGACCCGTCCGACCGGCAGCCCGGACGGCGGCGCGTACGGCCTCGGCCTGGAAAGCCACCCCCTGCCCTGCGGCGGCCTCGCCTGGGGTCACGACGGAGGCGTCCCCGGCTACCAGGCAGTGGGCGCGGCCACGGTCGATGGAAGGCAGGCCACGGCCATGGTGAACCTCTATCCGGGCGGCACGCAGGCTCAGAACGACGACATGATGGCGGCCGTCCGAACGGGACTCTGCGAGGGCCGATCTTCGCGCTGA
- a CDS encoding transglycosylase domain-containing protein yields the protein MAGWWRSLAPLVAFLRTVPPRLRPAYPRPGRAGWRRWIPSWRQWLGLVGSGFLGLCCLIGYAYATTDIPDDLNTFATQQDNVYYWADGSKMARTGWVSRQEMPLEKVPPQVQGAVLAAENASFYSDSGVSPYGILRALKAAVTGGESQGGSTITQQYVKNAYLNQDRTVSRKFTEILLAVKLDRQTSKKQILQDYLNTSWFGRGTYGIQRASQAYYGKDVSQLNPSEGAFLASLLKGAALFDPAISKDNHDRAVERWGWTLDRMVSTGVLTRAERAKYTKFPEPLAPTVTGDARGQSGYLVELAKAYAIKAGHIKDADFDLGGYQIYTTFDKSRMTALTAAVQKTQKGFDATRRPATDAHAKIGAASVAPDGRLLAVYGGPDYLKQGFNESNATTVPVGTVFTPFVYATALDDGIVRARDKPRTPISPSAKYNGNDDVTVKTPEGPYWDRGGKVAKGHNDGGRNWGQVTLRQAIANSVNTPMLQLGLDVGLDRVDALAERSGLLASSLGPRVPAFALGENSTPSAIRVAGAYETFAAQGMHTEPYSVRAISRNGAAMPLDKPEPTRAMSAKAARAVTDALRDAVTQGTAKSARTAEPGTGGKTGTTAGNTAGWFAANTAQESTAVVIYRMSLTDLVPLPLTGLGGDARNTPGSERAVRLWSDYIKAVK from the coding sequence ATGGCGGGGTGGTGGCGGTCGCTCGCGCCGCTCGTCGCCTTCCTGCGCACCGTGCCGCCGCGTCTGCGGCCCGCCTACCCCCGGCCCGGCCGCGCCGGCTGGCGGCGCTGGATCCCGTCCTGGCGCCAGTGGCTCGGGCTGGTCGGCTCCGGGTTCCTCGGTCTGTGCTGCTTGATCGGTTACGCGTACGCGACCACCGACATACCGGACGATCTCAATACTTTTGCGACGCAGCAGGACAATGTCTACTACTGGGCCGACGGCTCCAAGATGGCCCGGACGGGCTGGGTGAGCCGGCAGGAGATGCCGCTCGAGAAGGTGCCCCCGCAGGTGCAGGGCGCGGTGCTCGCGGCCGAGAACGCGAGCTTTTACAGCGACTCCGGGGTCTCGCCCTATGGCATCCTGCGCGCCTTGAAGGCCGCGGTCACGGGCGGCGAGTCCCAGGGCGGTTCGACCATCACCCAGCAGTACGTGAAGAACGCGTACCTCAACCAGGACCGCACGGTCTCGCGGAAGTTCACCGAGATCCTGCTCGCCGTGAAGCTCGACCGGCAGACCAGCAAGAAACAGATACTCCAGGACTACCTCAACACGAGTTGGTTCGGGCGCGGCACGTACGGCATCCAGCGCGCCTCACAGGCGTACTACGGCAAGGACGTCTCGCAGCTCAACCCGAGCGAGGGCGCCTTCCTGGCGTCGCTCCTCAAGGGCGCCGCGCTCTTCGACCCCGCCATCAGCAAGGACAACCACGACCGCGCGGTGGAACGCTGGGGCTGGACCCTGGACCGGATGGTCTCCACCGGCGTCCTCACCCGTGCCGAACGCGCGAAGTACACCAAGTTTCCCGAGCCGTTGGCGCCGACCGTCACCGGCGACGCCAGGGGACAGTCGGGCTACCTGGTCGAACTCGCCAAGGCGTACGCGATCAAGGCCGGCCACATCAAGGACGCCGACTTCGACCTGGGCGGCTACCAGATCTACACGACGTTCGACAAGTCCCGCATGACGGCTCTGACCGCCGCCGTGCAGAAGACGCAGAAGGGCTTCGACGCCACCCGGCGGCCCGCCACCGACGCTCACGCGAAGATCGGCGCGGCGAGCGTCGCCCCCGACGGCCGGCTGCTCGCCGTCTACGGCGGCCCCGACTATCTGAAGCAGGGCTTCAACGAGTCGAACGCGACCACCGTTCCGGTCGGGACGGTCTTCACGCCGTTCGTGTACGCCACCGCGCTCGACGACGGCATCGTGCGCGCCCGCGACAAGCCCCGCACCCCGATCAGCCCGTCCGCCAAGTACAACGGCAACGACGACGTCACGGTGAAGACGCCCGAGGGCCCGTACTGGGACCGCGGCGGCAAGGTGGCGAAGGGACACAACGACGGCGGCCGGAACTGGGGGCAGGTCACCCTGCGCCAGGCCATCGCCAACTCTGTCAACACCCCGATGCTGCAACTCGGCCTCGACGTCGGGCTCGACCGGGTCGACGCGCTCGCCGAGCGCTCGGGGCTGCTCGCGTCGAGCCTGGGCCCGCGCGTCCCGGCCTTCGCCCTCGGCGAGAACTCGACGCCCAGCGCCATCCGCGTGGCCGGCGCCTACGAGACCTTCGCCGCCCAAGGCATGCACACCGAGCCGTACTCCGTGCGCGCCATCTCCCGCAACGGCGCCGCGATGCCCCTCGACAAGCCCGAACCGACCCGCGCGATGTCGGCCAAGGCCGCGCGCGCGGTGACGGACGCCCTGCGGGACGCGGTGACGCAAGGGACCGCGAAGAGCGCCCGCACGGCGGAGCCCGGCACGGGGGGCAAGACCGGTACCACCGCCGGGAACACGGCGGGCTGGTTCGCGGCCAACACCGCGCAGGAATCGACGGCAGTGGTCATCTACCGGATGTCCTTGACCGATTTGGTTCCGCTGCCCCTGACGGGCCTCGGCGGCGACGCACGCAACACCCCTGGCAGTGAACGAGCGGTGCGGCTCTGGTCGGACTACATCAAGGCCGTGAAGTAG
- a CDS encoding amidase domain-containing protein, whose product MLSSAFLPTSFASAAPRPHAADGATVSTFARIAGDVLSQRSQALVEDRGGRHTSAPTGAKARMSAQLKREEDAALASLRSRKTRLNALGESYTGADTHVSVNKATVSGKQATVEVTEDTTLTYKKVRGDEPATTGFRTRYELALTNTAGSAWELTSIKSQDNGPVAVNEPTVAKTAVVTDDGQTYPDGTPASTKYPAPANPKTKTGTGYDYAAMAAYAEKYWKSYNPAYRQFNGAGGDCTNFVSQALKAGGWKNVPGSTDDYRNWWYDGALQTNSWVGVNDFAWFTLSNQRATNLANVYQMDVGDVLQMDFDRDGSKDHSMMVTYRSSTGTPYLTYHSTNTYRKSLASLIASYPNAVYFAYRT is encoded by the coding sequence ATCCTGTCGTCGGCGTTCCTGCCGACCTCGTTCGCGAGCGCCGCGCCTCGGCCGCACGCGGCGGACGGCGCGACCGTCAGCACCTTCGCCCGCATCGCCGGGGACGTTCTCTCGCAGCGCAGCCAGGCCCTGGTCGAGGACCGGGGCGGACGCCACACCTCGGCGCCCACCGGTGCGAAGGCCCGTATGTCGGCGCAGTTGAAGCGGGAAGAGGACGCCGCACTGGCGTCGCTGCGGTCGCGCAAGACGCGGCTGAACGCGCTCGGCGAGAGCTACACCGGCGCGGACACCCACGTCTCCGTGAACAAGGCCACGGTGTCCGGCAAGCAGGCGACCGTGGAGGTCACCGAGGACACCACGCTCACGTACAAGAAGGTCCGTGGCGATGAGCCCGCCACGACCGGCTTCCGGACGCGGTACGAGCTCGCGCTCACCAACACCGCTGGATCCGCTTGGGAGTTGACGTCGATCAAGTCCCAGGACAACGGCCCGGTCGCCGTCAACGAGCCGACGGTTGCCAAGACCGCCGTCGTCACGGACGACGGGCAGACCTACCCGGACGGCACCCCGGCGTCCACGAAGTACCCCGCTCCGGCGAATCCGAAGACGAAGACCGGTACGGGTTACGACTACGCCGCGATGGCCGCGTACGCCGAGAAGTACTGGAAGTCGTACAACCCGGCCTACCGGCAGTTCAACGGCGCGGGCGGCGACTGCACCAACTTCGTCAGCCAGGCCCTCAAGGCCGGCGGCTGGAAGAACGTGCCCGGCTCGACGGACGACTACCGCAACTGGTGGTACGACGGCGCCCTTCAGACCAACTCCTGGGTCGGCGTGAACGACTTCGCGTGGTTCACGCTCTCCAACCAGCGGGCGACCAACCTGGCCAACGTCTACCAGATGGACGTCGGCGACGTCCTTCAGATGGACTTCGACCGGGACGGCTCCAAGGACCACTCCATGATGGTGACCTACCGGAGCAGCACGGGAACTCCGTACCTCACCTACCACTCGACCAACACCTACCGGAAGTCGCTGGCGAGCCTCATCGCCTCGTACCCCAACGCGGTGTACTTCGCCTACCGCACCTGA
- a CDS encoding CGNR zinc finger domain-containing protein, whose protein sequence is MRYISSVASPSDDWSTRHSVLTTARRTAALINALIDDRPDPTEVADVLRAYGEPDPIDLDPRGVAGMREAATLLRQVFAAEHADEAATVLNRLLQEHTGPLRLSSHRGSAPWHPHLDHDDDAPWDEWFLASSCMALAVLVWDRQRPPGRICASSSCQNVFIAQGSGPERRYCSRRCATRERVAAHRRSHAAEQSGDIV, encoded by the coding sequence ATGCGTTACATTTCATCCGTGGCCTCCCCCAGCGACGACTGGTCGACCCGGCACTCCGTGCTCACCACAGCGCGGCGGACCGCTGCTCTGATCAACGCACTCATCGACGACCGGCCCGACCCGACCGAAGTCGCCGACGTGCTGCGCGCCTACGGGGAACCCGACCCCATCGACCTCGACCCGCGCGGCGTCGCCGGGATGCGTGAAGCCGCCACACTGCTCCGACAGGTCTTCGCCGCCGAGCACGCCGATGAGGCGGCAACCGTCCTCAACCGGCTCCTCCAGGAACACACGGGGCCGCTCCGCCTCAGCTCGCATCGCGGCAGCGCCCCGTGGCATCCCCACCTCGACCACGACGACGACGCGCCCTGGGACGAGTGGTTCCTCGCCTCGTCCTGCATGGCCCTGGCCGTACTCGTCTGGGACCGTCAACGGCCACCGGGCAGGATCTGCGCATCGTCCAGCTGCCAGAACGTCTTCATCGCCCAAGGCAGTGGCCCGGAACGTCGCTACTGCTCCCGCCGATGCGCGACACGCGAACGAGTCGCGGCACATCGACGCTCCCACGCCGCCGAGCAGTCAGGCGACATCGTGTAG
- a CDS encoding MFS transporter, which translates to MKSRYSTSTASYFAGAVAARTGDEVSGPALMLAGFALSGSTIEASSLLASITISAAVGGPVLGTLLDRARRPGRLLAAAIVTYGVGLTVILMGLGRLPFEVTLVIAALTGLLGPALSGGWTAQLPRVVPDGSLARANVLDAMTFSVASLAGPALAGAVAQMLGAPASVMASAILIVLALPAAWTLPRRPSEAPGPRPTSLTSDLGAGIRVIVARSSLARATLISVNSCVAQGMLMASVPLVGERVLGGAGRGTLLLSCVAVAALAASAVLARFPRSVTPDTIIWASALVQAGALALAASGRPVALIVAALMAGVGEGPQLAALFAIRHRESPEHLRGQIFTTGASLKISGFALGAAAAGPAVTWSLPGTLMIASSVALLGALAFFAFPGPGPGPGSALASVKAEVGTGRDVSR; encoded by the coding sequence ATGAAATCGCGTTACTCCACCTCCACCGCTAGCTATTTCGCGGGAGCAGTGGCGGCTCGTACCGGGGACGAGGTGTCAGGGCCGGCGTTGATGCTGGCGGGCTTCGCTCTGTCCGGGTCGACCATCGAGGCCTCGTCCCTGCTCGCGAGCATCACCATCTCCGCGGCGGTCGGCGGACCGGTGCTCGGGACGCTTCTCGACAGAGCGAGGCGGCCGGGACGTCTGTTGGCAGCGGCCATCGTCACGTACGGGGTGGGATTGACCGTGATTCTCATGGGACTTGGCCGGTTACCGTTCGAGGTCACCCTCGTGATCGCGGCACTGACAGGGCTGTTGGGACCGGCCCTGTCGGGTGGCTGGACGGCCCAACTCCCTCGCGTGGTCCCGGACGGCTCCCTGGCCCGGGCGAACGTGCTCGACGCGATGACGTTCAGCGTGGCAAGCCTGGCCGGGCCTGCTCTGGCCGGCGCTGTGGCCCAGATGCTGGGCGCACCGGCGTCGGTGATGGCCTCCGCGATCCTCATCGTGCTGGCCCTGCCCGCCGCCTGGACGCTGCCCCGCCGCCCCAGTGAGGCGCCTGGCCCCCGGCCCACCTCGTTGACCAGCGACCTAGGGGCCGGGATACGGGTCATCGTCGCAAGGTCTTCCTTGGCCCGAGCCACCTTGATCTCGGTCAACTCCTGCGTGGCTCAAGGCATGTTGATGGCGAGCGTGCCCCTCGTGGGCGAGCGCGTGCTGGGCGGAGCCGGCCGTGGCACGTTGCTGCTCTCCTGCGTCGCGGTCGCCGCCCTCGCGGCCAGTGCGGTACTGGCTCGGTTCCCGCGCTCAGTCACCCCCGACACGATCATCTGGGCCAGTGCTCTCGTCCAGGCGGGCGCGCTGGCCTTGGCGGCGTCGGGGCGACCGGTCGCGCTCATCGTGGCCGCCCTCATGGCCGGGGTCGGTGAAGGGCCCCAACTGGCAGCCCTGTTCGCGATCCGCCATCGGGAGTCCCCGGAACACCTGCGCGGCCAGATCTTCACGACGGGTGCCAGCTTGAAGATTTCCGGATTCGCCCTGGGGGCGGCGGCCGCCGGACCGGCCGTGACCTGGTCCCTTCCGGGCACCTTGATGATCGCGTCAAGTGTGGCGCTCCTCGGGGCTTTGGCTTTCTTCGCCTTTCCGGGGCCGGGGCCGGGTCCGGGTTCGGCGCTGGCTTCGGTAAAGGCCGAGGTCGGCACGGGACGCGATGTCTCGAGATGA
- a CDS encoding dienelactone hydrolase family protein, which yields MTTVTTRTVEYQADGLTMIGHLALPAGVDRRPAVLLGPEGMGLSDVERRRADALAELGYVALAFDLHGGRYLGDPEEMLARCMPLLADPDRMRGIGHAALDVLRSEPRTDPDRIAAVGYGTGGAIALELGRDGVDLRAIGTVNATTTGRPGEAARIRCPVWAGVGSEDPIMAPAQRDTFTAEMQAAGVDWRLTIYGGALHAFHHPPVDHPAVPGVGYHPRHAQRAWRDVVGLLSECLPVPN from the coding sequence ATGACGACGGTTACCACGCGCACAGTCGAGTACCAGGCCGACGGTCTGACGATGATCGGGCACCTCGCCCTCCCGGCCGGTGTCGACCGTCGGCCCGCGGTGCTGCTCGGACCCGAGGGCATGGGGCTCAGCGACGTCGAGCGCCGCCGGGCCGACGCGCTCGCCGAGCTGGGATACGTAGCGCTGGCCTTCGACCTTCACGGCGGACGCTACTTGGGTGACCCCGAGGAGATGCTGGCCCGCTGCATGCCGCTGCTCGCCGACCCCGACCGGATGCGGGGCATCGGCCATGCGGCACTCGACGTGTTGCGCAGCGAACCGCGGACCGACCCCGACCGGATCGCCGCCGTCGGCTACGGAACCGGGGGCGCCATCGCGCTGGAACTCGGTCGCGACGGCGTCGACCTGCGCGCGATCGGGACGGTCAACGCGACCACCACGGGCCGACCGGGCGAGGCTGCGCGCATTCGCTGCCCGGTGTGGGCCGGGGTCGGGTCCGAAGACCCGATCATGGCGCCCGCGCAACGGGACACGTTCACCGCCGAGATGCAGGCCGCGGGTGTCGACTGGCGCCTCACGATCTATGGCGGCGCCTTGCACGCCTTCCACCACCCGCCGGTCGATCACCCCGCGGTCCCCGGCGTCGGCTACCACCCACGGCACGCGCAGCGAGCCTGGCGGGACGTCGTCGGCCTGCTCTCCGAATGCCTGCCAGTGCCCAACTGA
- a CDS encoding putative immunity protein — translation MEDGTVTAEVSEIVLSKQDLRAVVEFAASCAEAALETFEADQPGDSRPRDAVCAAWEFARGGERGKLLRDTASAALKAAKSADSAAAREAAWAAMSAAGAAYLHPLAKATQVKHILGAGAYAARAAELVAGDDRSVGAGQLEQMVQRATPTVVDVLKRFPEAPSGGGRVGELIRTLDAELRLLTFPA, via the coding sequence ATGGAAGATGGGACGGTGACAGCGGAAGTGAGCGAGATCGTTCTGAGTAAGCAGGACCTTCGTGCGGTCGTCGAGTTCGCGGCGTCGTGTGCGGAGGCAGCGCTCGAGACATTCGAGGCCGATCAGCCGGGGGACTCGCGGCCGCGGGATGCTGTTTGTGCCGCGTGGGAGTTCGCCCGGGGCGGCGAACGGGGAAAGCTTCTGCGCGACACCGCGTCGGCTGCCCTGAAGGCGGCCAAGAGCGCGGACAGTGCTGCGGCGCGCGAGGCGGCCTGGGCAGCGATGTCCGCGGCAGGCGCCGCCTACCTGCACCCCTTGGCCAAGGCCACCCAGGTCAAGCACATTCTGGGCGCCGGCGCCTACGCCGCCAGAGCAGCCGAACTGGTCGCCGGTGACGATCGGAGTGTGGGCGCCGGGCAGCTTGAGCAGATGGTGCAGCGTGCGACACCCACCGTCGTTGACGTGCTCAAACGCTTCCCTGAGGCGCCGAGCGGCGGCGGACGAGTCGGTGAGCTGATCCGCACGCTGGACGCCGAGCTTCGTTTGCTCACCTTCCCCGCATGA
- a CDS encoding DUF6243 family protein — protein MTVSKNINNPVGMGGGQRKRLSRAERQNNGPHRNLDRQSAADQKAELVRKMREKAGTAENDAQANDDAAQS, from the coding sequence ATGACCGTGAGCAAGAACATCAACAACCCCGTGGGCATGGGTGGCGGCCAGCGCAAGCGGCTGTCCCGCGCCGAACGGCAGAACAACGGCCCGCACCGCAACCTCGACCGCCAGAGTGCCGCCGACCAGAAGGCCGAGCTGGTGCGCAAGATGCGGGAGAAGGCAGGCACCGCGGAGAACGACGCGCAGGCGAACGACGACGCCGCACAGAGCTGA
- a CDS encoding M15 family metallopeptidase, with the protein MSKIRSRTAATLVVCAVTLCGLPGPVAVARPSAPVLDAVVTAVPAAKLGLSWHPGCPVPPSGLRLVQMNHWGFDDQVHRGELVVRERAVAPLLEVFGRALQAKFPIRQMRVMAEFDGDDEAAMAADNTSAFNCRAVTGDPSHVSEHSYGDAVDINTLENPYVDVNEEVYPEAGAAFLDRSQQAKGMIHPGDVITHAMSEAGWQWGGRWDPPDYQHFSANGRSA; encoded by the coding sequence GTGAGCAAGATCCGGTCCCGTACCGCCGCCACGCTCGTGGTGTGCGCCGTTACCCTTTGCGGCCTTCCCGGCCCTGTCGCCGTAGCCCGCCCGTCCGCTCCCGTCCTCGACGCCGTCGTCACCGCCGTCCCGGCAGCGAAGCTGGGCCTCAGCTGGCATCCCGGCTGCCCGGTCCCGCCGTCCGGCCTGCGGCTCGTGCAGATGAATCACTGGGGCTTCGACGACCAGGTCCACCGTGGCGAACTCGTCGTGCGCGAGCGGGCGGTGGCCCCGCTGCTCGAGGTGTTCGGTCGGGCCCTGCAAGCGAAATTCCCCATTCGGCAGATGCGGGTGATGGCCGAATTCGACGGCGACGACGAGGCGGCGATGGCCGCCGACAACACCTCGGCCTTCAACTGCCGCGCGGTCACCGGCGATCCGTCCCATGTCTCGGAGCACTCGTACGGGGACGCGGTGGACATCAACACCCTGGAGAACCCGTACGTCGACGTGAACGAGGAGGTGTATCCGGAGGCAGGTGCGGCCTTCCTGGACCGGTCCCAGCAGGCGAAGGGCATGATCCACCCCGGGGACGTGATCACCCATGCGATGAGCGAGGCCGGCTGGCAATGGGGTGGCCGCTGGGACCCGCCGGACTACCAGCACTTCTCGGCCAACGGGCGCTCGGCGTGA
- a CDS encoding DUF5133 domain-containing protein yields MLMAHPAVLKNLIEQYETLSVPQVAHAGTPEVQRRLDDLAYTLCVSTGTRDIGAALAVARHQLTDTAAHHSHEGALQAA; encoded by the coding sequence ATGTTGATGGCCCACCCCGCGGTCCTGAAGAACCTGATCGAGCAGTACGAGACCCTGAGCGTTCCGCAGGTCGCACACGCCGGCACCCCCGAGGTGCAGCGGCGGCTCGACGACCTCGCCTACACCCTGTGCGTGTCCACCGGCACCCGGGACATCGGCGCCGCCCTCGCCGTGGCCCGCCATCAACTCACCGACACCGCCGCGCACCATTCCCACGAGGGCGCCCTCCAGGCCGCGTGA
- a CDS encoding lipase family protein encodes MTSRRTQARILVGAAALGTVSALMAPVSATADSSGAQLQGGAVVSVERAVDLTAEQVAGQLQGKIDSSQVRYGVTAYRVTYRTTDSGGARTTASQLVVLPKNGARHLSTVSWLHGTTVYRKDVASENPQSTDRLVALLLASTGRAVSAPDYVGLGSGEGFHPYGDPAATVAASVDGLRAARAVAHRNGRELERKVDVSGFSQGGPATMLVGRALQQEGADRYFRLGALAPVSGPYNLSVFEAAAANDEINNSGLYLAYFVTAWNRMYGLYASPNDAFASGYADDVEGLFDGYHTPKDITKVLPTTSKVLFKEDFLNKVRKPDGVLKDRLRPMDHTCDWRPDVPVEIFYGRGDKDVDPGHTAYCAAQLRQNDAAPRVTDVGDYDHNGSVLQAVPRIIRFFDESAAKGN; translated from the coding sequence ATGACTTCACGGCGTACACAAGCACGCATCCTGGTCGGCGCGGCGGCCCTCGGCACCGTATCCGCCCTCATGGCACCGGTCTCGGCGACCGCGGACTCTTCCGGCGCGCAGTTACAAGGAGGGGCCGTCGTCTCCGTCGAGCGAGCGGTCGACCTCACAGCGGAGCAAGTGGCGGGACAGCTTCAGGGGAAGATCGACTCGTCCCAGGTCCGCTACGGCGTAACCGCCTATCGGGTCACCTACCGCACCACGGACAGCGGGGGCGCCCGCACGACGGCGAGCCAACTCGTCGTGCTGCCCAAGAACGGGGCGCGCCATCTGTCCACCGTCTCCTGGCTGCACGGCACCACCGTCTACCGCAAGGACGTCGCCTCGGAGAATCCGCAGTCGACCGACCGGCTCGTCGCCCTCCTGCTCGCGTCGACCGGGCGAGCGGTCTCCGCACCCGACTACGTCGGCCTCGGTTCGGGCGAAGGCTTCCACCCCTACGGCGACCCCGCGGCCACCGTCGCGGCCTCGGTGGACGGCCTGCGGGCGGCGCGGGCCGTGGCCCACCGCAACGGCCGGGAACTGGAGCGGAAGGTGGACGTCAGCGGCTTCTCGCAGGGTGGCCCCGCGACCATGCTGGTGGGCCGGGCGCTACAACAGGAGGGCGCCGACCGCTACTTCCGGCTGGGAGCACTCGCACCGGTCAGCGGCCCCTACAACCTCTCCGTCTTCGAGGCCGCCGCAGCAAACGACGAGATCAACAACTCCGGCCTCTATCTCGCCTACTTCGTGACCGCCTGGAACAGGATGTACGGCCTGTACGCCTCGCCCAATGATGCCTTCGCTTCCGGTTACGCCGACGACGTGGAGGGTCTCTTCGACGGCTATCACACCCCCAAGGACATCACGAAGGTACTCCCGACGACCTCCAAGGTCCTGTTCAAGGAGGATTTCCTGAACAAGGTCCGCAAGCCCGACGGTGTCCTGAAGGACAGGCTGCGCCCGATGGACCACACCTGTGACTGGCGGCCCGACGTACCGGTGGAGATCTTCTACGGTCGGGGCGACAAGGACGTCGACCCCGGCCACACGGCGTACTGCGCCGCCCAGTTGAGGCAGAACGACGCGGCTCCGCGAGTGACCGACGTCGGCGACTACGACCACAACGGGTCGGTTCTCCAAGCCGTGCCCCGGATCATCCGGTTCTTCGACGAGTCGGCGGCGAAGGGCAACTGA